One genomic window of Thermithiobacillus plumbiphilus includes the following:
- a CDS encoding thioredoxin domain-containing protein yields the protein MPNHLAKETSPYLRQHADNPVDWYPWGEEALNRARQEDKPILLSIGYSACHWCHVMAHESFEDPDVASVMNQLFINIKVDREERPDLDHIYQLAHSMLTQRNGGWPLTMVLTPDQVPYFAGTYFPKSPRYGLPGFADLLRRVEDLYRNRREDVAEQNASLLEALQGSGGAGPGSGEISRAPLEAARARLKESFDPRFGGFGEAPKFPHPGDLFYLLRDYAIHGDTDSRHMACFTLRKMAEGGLYDQLGGGFYRYSVDEQWLIPHFEKMLYDNGLLLAAYAEAAGICRDSDFHAVIEDTVAWALREMRDPQGGFYSALDADTEGGEGAFYVWTPKQVQGLLTPEEYAVFAPRFGLEGPANFEGHFWHLFLDRPLGEVASSQGLDTEAAQALIRSAREKLFVAREKRARPGLDNKVLTSWNGLMIQGLARAASALDRPDWTRAAQQAVDFIRRELWRDGRLLATYTAGQARLNAYLDDYAFLLNGLLELMQAEFRSEDLAFARNLADVLLEEFEDKEEGGFFFTGHSHEQLIQRPKNAFDAATPAGNSVAAFALQRLGHLLGDMRYLHAAERTLRSFYGMLERFPGSGASMLLVLEEYLSPPRIVILRGEAERLPEWRRALEAQRKPDDMILALPNGLSDLPDALNKPQGHPVGAWICQGVTCSPEVTDLSQLI from the coding sequence ATGCCTAATCACCTCGCAAAAGAGACGAGCCCCTATCTGCGGCAGCACGCCGACAACCCGGTGGACTGGTATCCCTGGGGAGAGGAGGCCTTGAACCGCGCCCGCCAGGAAGACAAGCCCATCCTGCTGTCGATCGGCTACTCCGCCTGCCACTGGTGCCATGTCATGGCTCATGAGTCCTTCGAGGACCCGGACGTGGCTTCGGTCATGAACCAGCTCTTCATCAACATCAAGGTGGATCGCGAGGAGCGGCCGGATCTGGATCATATCTATCAGCTCGCCCACAGCATGCTGACCCAGCGCAATGGCGGCTGGCCGCTGACCATGGTGCTCACGCCCGATCAGGTTCCCTATTTCGCGGGCACTTATTTCCCGAAATCCCCTCGCTACGGGCTGCCGGGTTTCGCGGATCTCTTAAGACGCGTCGAGGACCTGTATCGGAATCGGCGCGAGGACGTTGCCGAACAGAATGCCTCTCTGCTCGAAGCGCTACAGGGCAGTGGCGGCGCGGGCCCAGGCTCCGGCGAGATCAGCCGGGCGCCCCTGGAAGCGGCCCGGGCGCGACTCAAGGAGAGTTTCGACCCCCGCTTTGGCGGCTTTGGCGAGGCCCCAAAGTTTCCGCATCCAGGCGATCTTTTCTATCTCCTGCGGGACTACGCCATCCATGGCGACACCGATTCGCGCCACATGGCCTGTTTCACTCTGCGCAAGATGGCCGAGGGTGGGCTGTATGATCAGCTCGGCGGCGGATTTTATCGCTACAGCGTTGATGAGCAATGGCTGATCCCGCACTTTGAGAAGATGCTCTATGACAATGGCCTGCTGCTTGCCGCCTACGCCGAGGCTGCGGGTATCTGCCGGGACAGCGATTTTCATGCGGTGATCGAGGACACGGTGGCCTGGGCCCTGCGCGAGATGCGTGATCCCCAGGGCGGTTTTTACTCAGCCCTGGATGCTGATACCGAAGGCGGGGAAGGGGCCTTTTACGTCTGGACCCCGAAGCAAGTGCAGGGGCTTCTGACACCCGAGGAGTACGCCGTCTTCGCGCCGCGCTTTGGTCTTGAAGGTCCGGCCAATTTCGAGGGCCACTTCTGGCATCTCTTTCTGGATCGTCCCTTGGGGGAGGTGGCCAGCAGTCAGGGGCTGGACACCGAGGCCGCACAGGCGCTGATCCGTAGCGCCCGCGAAAAGCTCTTTGTCGCCCGTGAAAAACGCGCGCGTCCCGGGCTCGACAACAAGGTGCTCACCAGCTGGAACGGGCTGATGATTCAGGGGCTGGCCCGCGCCGCCTCCGCTCTTGACCGGCCCGACTGGACCCGCGCCGCCCAGCAGGCCGTGGATTTCATCCGCCGCGAGCTCTGGCGGGATGGGCGGCTGCTGGCCACCTATACCGCAGGGCAGGCTAGGCTCAACGCCTATCTCGATGACTATGCCTTTCTCCTGAATGGTCTGCTGGAGCTGATGCAGGCAGAATTCCGCTCCGAGGACCTTGCCTTTGCCCGGAACCTGGCCGATGTGCTGCTCGAAGAATTCGAGGACAAGGAGGAAGGGGGCTTCTTCTTTACCGGGCATAGTCATGAGCAGCTCATCCAGCGCCCGAAAAATGCCTTCGATGCCGCCACCCCGGCCGGCAATAGCGTGGCGGCCTTTGCCCTGCAACGGCTGGGGCATTTGCTGGGCGACATGCGTTATCTGCATGCCGCCGAACGAACCCTGCGCAGCTTCTATGGCATGCTTGAGCGCTTTCCCGGCAGCGGCGCGAGCATGTTGCTGGTGCTCGAGGAGTATCTCAGCCCGCCACGCATCGTGATTTTGCGCGGCGAAGCAGAGCGTCTGCCCGAGTGGCGGCGGGCGCTGGAGGCCCAGCGCAAGCCCGACGACATGATCCTGGCGCTGCCAAACGGCTTGAGCGACCTACCCGATGCACTGAACAAGCCCCAGGGGCATCCGGTCGGCGCCTGGATCTGTCAGGGTGTGACCTGCTCGCCGGAGGTAACGGATCTCTCGCAACTGATCTAG
- the orn gene encoding oligoribonuclease: MNEHPKNLIWIDLEMTGLDPENDRILEVALLITDEALNLLAEGPVIAVHQSEATLAGMDEWNQRTHGASGLIERVRQSKTSETEAEQRCLDFLAAHVPAGASPMCGNSICQDRRFLARYMPKLEAYFHYRNLDVSTLKELQARWYPWMPKFEKRESHQALDDIRESLDELRFYRKRLFIDG, translated from the coding sequence GTGAACGAGCATCCCAAGAACCTGATCTGGATCGATCTTGAAATGACCGGGCTGGACCCTGAAAACGACCGCATTCTGGAAGTCGCCCTGCTGATTACCGATGAAGCCCTGAACCTGCTGGCTGAGGGACCGGTGATTGCAGTACACCAATCCGAAGCTACCCTGGCTGGCATGGACGAATGGAACCAGCGCACCCATGGGGCCTCGGGCCTGATCGAGCGGGTACGCCAATCAAAGACCAGTGAAACCGAGGCCGAGCAGCGCTGTCTCGATTTTCTGGCCGCGCATGTGCCGGCCGGGGCCTCGCCCATGTGCGGCAACAGCATCTGTCAGGATCGCCGCTTTCTGGCCCGCTACATGCCAAAGCTCGAAGCCTACTTCCATTATCGCAACCTGGATGTCAGCACGCTCAAGGAATTGCAGGCCCGCTGGTATCCCTGGATGCCGAAATTCGAGAAGCGCGAAAGCCATCAGGCGCTGGACGACATTCGCGAATCCCTGGATGAATTGCGCTTTTATCGAAAGCGCCTGTTCATCGATGGCTGA
- a CDS encoding GNAT family N-acetyltransferase: MLTLQLSEWPSISEVPSPGCPNEVLQKAFFVRSLVFCGEQGIGYALEYDGLDAEAIHILGRVGEEPVASGRIRFPGKHAKLERIAVRAPWRGKGYGHQLTAFMIQAAEARGFARQKIHAQAHLQAFYAVHGFRALGEPFMEAGIEHVLMQRGFPAG, from the coding sequence ATGCTGACGCTGCAACTGTCAGAGTGGCCGTCCATCAGCGAAGTGCCCTCACCAGGCTGCCCCAATGAGGTCCTGCAAAAGGCGTTTTTCGTGCGATCCCTGGTTTTCTGTGGCGAGCAGGGAATAGGCTATGCCCTGGAATATGACGGTCTGGATGCCGAGGCCATTCATATCCTGGGGCGGGTCGGGGAAGAGCCGGTTGCGTCAGGACGCATCCGTTTTCCGGGTAAGCACGCCAAGCTCGAACGCATCGCCGTGCGCGCCCCTTGGCGTGGCAAAGGCTACGGGCATCAACTCACGGCGTTCATGATCCAGGCCGCCGAGGCACGTGGTTTTGCAAGGCAGAAGATCCATGCCCAGGCGCACCTGCAAGCCTTTTATGCGGTTCATGGCTTCCGCGCCCTGGGCGAGCCCTTCATGGAAGCCGGGATCGAGCACGTCCTGATGCAGCGAGGATTTCCAGCGGGCTGA
- the msrA gene encoding peptide-methionine (S)-S-oxide reductase MsrA: MGTSQENTEIATLGGGCFWCLEAVFQQLKGVKEVISGYAGGQVENPDYRQVCSGTTGHAEVVQIHFDPAVISYRDLLDVFFTIHDPTTLNCQGADVGTQYRSVIFHHSPEQQQVAETTIRELESAGVWNAPIVTEVLPAPHFYPAEVYHKDYYARNPDQGYCRIVIAPKVAKLRQKYMDRLKA; this comes from the coding sequence ATGGGAACGTCACAGGAAAACACCGAAATTGCCACCCTGGGTGGTGGCTGCTTCTGGTGCCTTGAAGCCGTGTTTCAGCAGCTAAAAGGTGTAAAGGAAGTGATTTCCGGCTATGCCGGCGGTCAGGTGGAGAATCCTGATTATCGGCAGGTCTGCTCCGGCACCACCGGACATGCCGAGGTCGTCCAGATCCATTTTGACCCAGCCGTGATCAGCTACCGGGATCTGTTGGACGTGTTCTTCACGATTCACGACCCGACCACCCTGAATTGTCAGGGCGCGGATGTCGGCACGCAGTACCGTTCGGTCATTTTCCATCACAGTCCCGAGCAGCAGCAGGTTGCTGAAACCACCATCCGGGAACTGGAATCTGCCGGAGTCTGGAATGCCCCGATTGTCACCGAAGTCCTGCCGGCCCCGCATTTCTATCCAGCCGAGGTCTATCACAAGGACTACTACGCCCGAAATCCTGACCAGGGTTACTGCCGTATCGTCATTGCCCCGAAAGTCGCCAAGCTGCGGCAGAAATATATGGACAGGCTCAAGGCTTAG